The Sinorhizobium fredii USDA 257 region TTCCAGAATTGCTAGGTTCAAATGCTTTGTCGCCGGTGCATGGCGTGAAATTGCATCGAGTCTCACGGCATAATATATTAGGGGATCACTTGAGCCGGGGATTTCACTTTGATCCCGAAAGGACGAAAGTGTTTCAGGTTGGACGTGATGACCGTCAGCTGGTGAAAGCTGGCGGTTCCCGCGATCATGGCATCGGACGCTCCGGGATTGTGACCGGCTGCAATGGCCCGGGCTTCCAACTTGCCGCCTTCGCGTGCAACGTCCGCGTCAACAGGCAGAATCCTGTCACTGTAACCGGCGATCAACCCTTGCAAGAATAGTTCGATCCCTGCCGCCTTGGCCTTCGCGCCCTTAGCTTCCAGAAGCCGCACGCCCTTTTCAATTTCGTGGACGGTAACGGCTGACAGGTAGACCCCGCTAAGCTGCTCCTTCTCTTCCAGCCAGTCCGAAAATCCAGGCGTGGCCGTGGCCTTGGAGGGCGAAAACATGGAAATTGCGTTCGTATCGAGAAGGTAGCCGGTCACAGATCGACCTTACGCGAGGGAGCGGGATTTCGGGCGAAAACAGCATCGTCAAGATCGATGTCGGCCGGGAACGATGTTAGGTAATGGACTAGGCTAGGGCGCTCTTTATGAAGCGCCTTCTTTGCCGCTTCCGCGGCTCCAACAGAGACGAGGACTGCAGCTGCCCGGCCGTGGCGAGTGATCGTGACAAACTCACCAGCGGCAGCTTGATCCACGATATTCGAGAAACCAGCTTTGGCGTCCTTCAGGCTGATGGTTGACATCATGGCCTCCTAAGAGTGGTCATATGTGACCCTTTTAGACGCTGCGGCCGGTGAAATCAAGGGCAAACTGGTGCGGATCAATCCCCATTGAGGACACTAAGCGTAATCTCTGCCCCAGCATTGTTATCATATGAACAAACTTCGCGTCTGCTATCTCGGTCGCGACTACTCCGCTGCACTCGAGGCGGCATGCAGTTCGCCCGAGGGCCGGTGACAAGGCTTTCGAGGCGTTCAGCCCTGGTTGAAGTTTGGCGATGCGCGCTTTCCGCCTCAGCGATCGCCGTCTCGATTAAGGTGCAACTAGCCGAGGTCGAGCGCGCTGGTAACTCGTCGCACGACGTTGAATTCCTCTGGTGACGAAAGCCGCGGCGATCCTTCGCTCCATCGGCGAAGAGGGACGGCCCAGTCCTCCGGAGTGTTCCAAATACTCGCAACTCGAACGACGACCACCGACAGTTCCTCACCGGTTTCTAGTCACCTGGAACTAAAATTCACTACATTGTATGCTTGGCCTCTTCATTGGAGGTTGAGGCATGGCAAATGCGACTGGCCGACCAACGGCCCCATTGGTTTTGAGTGAGGCGGAGCGGGAATATCTGGAGCGACAGGTGCGCAAGCATCGCGTTGCACGCTCCATGTCGGAGCGGTGCCGGATCATTCTTCGCTGTGGCGAGGGAGTTCCGAGCAAGGTCGTTGCGGGCGAGCTCGGCGTGCATGAACATACGGTTGGCAAATGGCGACGGCGCTTCCTTAAAGACCGGCTCGATGGTCTGCTCGACGAAGTTCGCCCTGGTCGGCCCCGGACAATCGACGACGATCAGATTGCGGCTGTGATCGAGCGCACGCTGCGTTCAACGCCAAGCGATGCGACCCATTGGTCGATCCGATCGATGGCAGGGGCCACAGGCTTTTCGCACACGACGATCCGCCGAATATGGAACGCTTTCGGCCTGCAGCCGCATCGCACAGAGACGTTCAAGCTTTCCAGCGATCCTTTGTTCGTCGATAAGGTCCGCGACATCGTCGGTCTTTATCTGTCACCTCCCAATCGGGCGCTGGTTCTCAGCGTGGACGAGAAGAGCCAAATCCAGGCCCTCGACCGCGAGCAGCCAGTGCTGCCGATGATGCCTGGCGTGCCGGAACGGCGCACGCATTCTTATGTCCGACACGGCACAACCACGTTGTTTGCCGCTCTGGACGTCGCCTCCGG contains the following coding sequences:
- a CDS encoding IS630 family transposase; its protein translation is MANATGRPTAPLVLSEAEREYLERQVRKHRVARSMSERCRIILRCGEGVPSKVVAGELGVHEHTVGKWRRRFLKDRLDGLLDEVRPGRPRTIDDDQIAAVIERTLRSTPSDATHWSIRSMAGATGFSHTTIRRIWNAFGLQPHRTETFKLSSDPLFVDKVRDIVGLYLSPPNRALVLSVDEKSQIQALDREQPVLPMMPGVPERRTHSYVRHGTTTLFAALDVASGFVIGKCYKRHRATEFLDFLKQIDASVPSDLDVHIVMDNYATHKTASIKNWLMRRPRYHVHFTPTSASWINQVERWFAELTRKQLRRGVHTSTMQLEADIRSFIERHNENPKPYRWTKSADDILASVKRFCQKVRGL
- a CDS encoding type II toxin-antitoxin system VapC family toxin, translating into MTGYLLDTNAISMFSPSKATATPGFSDWLEEKEQLSGVYLSAVTVHEIEKGVRLLEAKGAKAKAAGIELFLQGLIAGYSDRILPVDADVAREGGKLEARAIAAGHNPGASDAMIAGTASFHQLTVITSNLKHFRPFGIKVKSPAQVIP
- a CDS encoding type II toxin-antitoxin system Phd/YefM family antitoxin; the protein is MSTISLKDAKAGFSNIVDQAAAGEFVTITRHGRAAAVLVSVGAAEAAKKALHKERPSLVHYLTSFPADIDLDDAVFARNPAPSRKVDL